The following coding sequences lie in one bacterium genomic window:
- a CDS encoding bifunctional 3-deoxy-7-phosphoheptulonate synthase/chorismate mutase type II yields the protein MKPMSFTPIEEWNIPRLAGPLIISGPCSAESEDQMLETARGIAGLGVHVFRAGIWKPRTRPGSFEGVGSVGLNWLRRVRQETGLLTATEVANVKHVYEALRAGVDIIWVGARTSVNPFAIQEIADALRGVDIPVLVKNPVNPDLDLWMGAIERFHEAGIRKLAALHRGFCGLEQSPLRNEPYWHLVIELRRRIPRIPLICDPSHIAGRRDMIPELAQHAMRLDYQGLMVESHRRPEEALSDAKQQLTFDELKSLLGSLVVLHSDIEDRDVKLKIQELRSEIDQLDLALIRNLGKRMAVARRIGALKKEHSIALFQSERWSEIVDRSHERARREQLDEGFIDDIFQTIHQESIREQERS from the coding sequence ATGAAACCGATGTCGTTCACGCCCATCGAGGAATGGAACATCCCCCGCCTGGCCGGGCCCCTCATCATCTCCGGCCCCTGCAGCGCGGAAAGCGAAGATCAGATGCTGGAAACGGCCCGGGGCATCGCCGGCCTGGGAGTCCACGTCTTCCGCGCCGGGATCTGGAAACCCCGGACCCGCCCGGGGTCCTTCGAGGGAGTGGGCTCGGTGGGGCTGAACTGGCTGCGCAGGGTCAGGCAGGAGACGGGCCTCCTGACCGCGACCGAGGTCGCCAACGTCAAACACGTCTACGAAGCCCTGAGGGCCGGGGTGGACATCATCTGGGTGGGCGCCCGGACCTCGGTCAACCCCTTCGCCATCCAGGAGATCGCCGACGCCCTGCGCGGAGTGGATATACCGGTCCTGGTCAAGAACCCGGTCAACCCGGACCTGGACCTGTGGATGGGCGCGATCGAGCGGTTTCACGAGGCCGGGATCCGGAAACTGGCCGCCCTGCACCGCGGGTTCTGCGGACTGGAGCAGTCGCCCCTGCGCAACGAACCGTACTGGCACCTGGTCATCGAACTGAGGCGGCGGATCCCCCGCATTCCCCTCATCTGCGATCCCAGCCATATCGCCGGGCGCCGGGATATGATCCCGGAACTGGCGCAGCACGCCATGCGCCTCGACTACCAGGGGCTGATGGTGGAGTCCCACCGCCGACCGGAGGAAGCCCTGAGCGACGCCAAGCAGCAGCTCACGTTCGACGAATTGAAAAGCCTCCTGGGCTCCCTGGTCGTTCTCCACAGCGACATCGAGGACCGGGACGTGAAATTGAAGATCCAGGAACTGCGGTCCGAGATCGACCAGCTCGACCTCGCCCTGATCCGGAACCTGGGCAAACGCATGGCGGTCGCGCGCCGGATCGGCGCCCTCAAGAAAGAGCACAGCATCGCCCTCTTCCAGAGCGAGCGTTGGAGCGAGATCGTCGACCGTTCCCACGAACGGGCCCGGCGCGAACAGCTGGACGAAGGTTTCATCGACGACATCTTCCAGACCATCCACCAGGAATCCATCCGCGAACAGGAACGCTCATGA